The following coding sequences lie in one Spodoptera frugiperda isolate SF20-4 chromosome 24, AGI-APGP_CSIRO_Sfru_2.0, whole genome shotgun sequence genomic window:
- the LOC126912241 gene encoding uncharacterized protein LOC126912241 isoform X1, with protein sequence MFVFNFLGYYRTMASSWRSRRILGLVQTGNNQELDHIISHDETRSEYHIDIENQENLSPEFGPMPITAEEPKSDLKQDSPTVTKIVSLVPDYSSDSTVSENIDSIHVNNNAEPADYDSQILPISGNNTQRSRSSSSSSSSSSTSSSSSSSSSSSSSSSDTPEVNEDQQIIQQRASRNKNSVPHYNISPIYSDESDIDLSDDDPTIDFNSIPRKHIRRQNFLFEGSTLDSSDFNSETNNSRRGRKRSRKIEKWQQVRSKHLRNRGKSYVSMSKRRKTIPARFIKDACNENCKLKCKDKIDDEGRYHLFSSFWDLGNLVAQRAYLRTCMEDITLKYKYTNSQNPRRPNKAFYFILNYNNKRRVCKTFFKNTLSISERMIFTVQSRMNDGFMLDDLRGRHNNHNKLNPQLLDDIRKHINTIPKLESHYVRASTSKQYIGGDKTIKDLYNDFAAQQSNSNREVGNYMAYYKIFNTEFNLGFYQPKKDQCDLCTSYHNSNVEQKQVLEDKYCKHMQEKTLSRAEKVADRQNITKDSRVVIYDLEAVLQCPRGNTSAFYYKSKLNSYNLTLTELLNGDKKAYDNVHCFFWTEVDAKRGANEIGSCIWEYLQNLCAEDEEPKQIIFYSDNCCGQNKNKYIATLYLYAVTNLNISSITHKFMIRGHTQNEADSVHSLIEREVKKNLKAGPIYSPDQYVTLIKNAKKK encoded by the exons atGTTCGTCTTTAACTTTTTAGGTTATTATAGAACAATGGCGTCATCTTGGAGGTCCCGTAGAATCCTAGGTTTGGTTCAAACTGGAAATAACCAAGAACTCGACCACATAATTAGTCACGAtgag accaGAAGTGAATATCATATAGATATCGAAAATCAGGAAAATCTATCTCCAGAGTTTGGGCCGATGCCAATAACAGCTGAAGAGCCAAAATCTGATTTGAAACAGGATTCACCTACTGTCACAAAAATCGTTAGCCTAGTACCAGATTATAGCAGTGATTCAACCGTGAGTGAAAATATTGATAGTATACACGTAAACAACAATGCCGAGCCTGCTGATTACGACTCTCAAATTTTGCCGATCTCAGGCAATAATACTCAACGTTCTCGATCCTCCAGTTCATCTTCATCATCTAGTTCCACTTCTTCTAGTTCATCCTCATCTTCATCAAGTTCTTCAAGCTCCAGTGATACTCCAGAAGTTAATGAGGATCAACAAATTATTCAGCAAAGAGCGAGTCGAAATAAGAACAGCGTGCCTCATTATAATATTTCCCCTATTTACTCAGATGAAAGTGACATTGATCTCAGCGACGATGATCCTACCATAGATTTTAATTCAATACCTAGAAAGCACATTAGGAGACAGAACTTTCTCTTTGAAGGATCAACTTTAGATTCTTCTGACTTCAATAGCGAAACAAATAATAGTCGTCGAGGACGCAAGAGATCACGAAAAATTGAGAAGTGGCAGCAAGTGCGATCGAAGCATCTCCGCAATAGAGGCAAATCGTATGTCTCGATGTCAAAAAGACGTAAAACTATTCCAGCTCGATTTATAAAAGACGCATGTAACGAAAACTGTAAATTAAAGTGTAAAGATAAGATCGATGATGAGGGGAGATACCATTTATTTAGCTCCTTTTGGGACCTAGGGAACTTAGTTGCACAGAGGGCCTATTTACGAACGTGTATGGAAGATATTAcccttaaatataaatacactAATTCTCAAAATCCCAGACGTCCAAAcaaagctttttattttattttaaattataataataaaagaagagtatgtaagactttttttaaaaatacactGTCTATATCCGAAAGAATGATTTTCACGGTGCAATCTAGAATGAACGACGGTTTTATGCTTGATGACCTAAGAGGGAGACATAATAATCACAACAAACTTAATCCGCAGTTACTAGATGACATTCGAAAACATATAAATACGATTCCAAAGCTAGAATCACATTATGTTCGAGCTTCGACGTCAAAGCAGTACATTGGCGGTGATAAGACTATTAAGGATTTATACAATGATTTTGCTGCACAGCAAAGTAATAGTAACAGGGAAGTAGGTAATTATATGGCatattacaaaatttttaaCACTGAATTCAATTTAGGATTTTACCAACCAAAGAAAGATCAATGTGATCTATGCACATCATACCACAACTCAAATGTTGAACAGAAACAAGTTTTGGAagataaatattgtaaacatatGCAGGAGAAAACCTTGAGTCGTGCTGAAAAAGTTGCCGATCGTCAAAATATAACCAAAGACTCTAGAGTAGTTATTTATGACTTAGAAGCTGTTTTACAGTGTCCGAGGGGTAATACTTCGGCTTTCTATTATAAGTCTAAACTAAATAGctataatttgactttgacagagCTACTAAATGGAGATAAGAAAGCATATGACAATGTTCACTGTTTCTTTTGGACTGAAGTAGACGCTAAACGAGGTGCTAACGAAATTGGCTCTTGCATTTGGGAATATTTACAAAATCTGTGTGCAGAAGATGAAGAACcgaaacaaattatattttactcagACAACTGCTGTGggcagaataaaaataaatatatcgccacattatatttgtatgccgtaactaatttaaatatttccagtATAACACATAAATTTATGATAAGGGGACATACACAGAATGAAGCAGACAGTGTGCACAGCCTAATAGAAAGAGAGGTAAAGAAAAACTTAAAAGCAGGTCCAATTTATAGTCCAGACCAGTATGTTACCCttattaaaaatgcaaaaaaaaagtaa
- the LOC126912241 gene encoding uncharacterized protein LOC126912241 isoform X2 — protein sequence MASSWRSRRILGLVQTGNNQELDHIISHDETRSEYHIDIENQENLSPEFGPMPITAEEPKSDLKQDSPTVTKIVSLVPDYSSDSTVSENIDSIHVNNNAEPADYDSQILPISGNNTQRSRSSSSSSSSSSTSSSSSSSSSSSSSSSDTPEVNEDQQIIQQRASRNKNSVPHYNISPIYSDESDIDLSDDDPTIDFNSIPRKHIRRQNFLFEGSTLDSSDFNSETNNSRRGRKRSRKIEKWQQVRSKHLRNRGKSYVSMSKRRKTIPARFIKDACNENCKLKCKDKIDDEGRYHLFSSFWDLGNLVAQRAYLRTCMEDITLKYKYTNSQNPRRPNKAFYFILNYNNKRRVCKTFFKNTLSISERMIFTVQSRMNDGFMLDDLRGRHNNHNKLNPQLLDDIRKHINTIPKLESHYVRASTSKQYIGGDKTIKDLYNDFAAQQSNSNREVGNYMAYYKIFNTEFNLGFYQPKKDQCDLCTSYHNSNVEQKQVLEDKYCKHMQEKTLSRAEKVADRQNITKDSRVVIYDLEAVLQCPRGNTSAFYYKSKLNSYNLTLTELLNGDKKAYDNVHCFFWTEVDAKRGANEIGSCIWEYLQNLCAEDEEPKQIIFYSDNCCGQNKNKYIATLYLYAVTNLNISSITHKFMIRGHTQNEADSVHSLIEREVKKNLKAGPIYSPDQYVTLIKNAKKK from the exons ATGGCGTCATCTTGGAGGTCCCGTAGAATCCTAGGTTTGGTTCAAACTGGAAATAACCAAGAACTCGACCACATAATTAGTCACGAtgag accaGAAGTGAATATCATATAGATATCGAAAATCAGGAAAATCTATCTCCAGAGTTTGGGCCGATGCCAATAACAGCTGAAGAGCCAAAATCTGATTTGAAACAGGATTCACCTACTGTCACAAAAATCGTTAGCCTAGTACCAGATTATAGCAGTGATTCAACCGTGAGTGAAAATATTGATAGTATACACGTAAACAACAATGCCGAGCCTGCTGATTACGACTCTCAAATTTTGCCGATCTCAGGCAATAATACTCAACGTTCTCGATCCTCCAGTTCATCTTCATCATCTAGTTCCACTTCTTCTAGTTCATCCTCATCTTCATCAAGTTCTTCAAGCTCCAGTGATACTCCAGAAGTTAATGAGGATCAACAAATTATTCAGCAAAGAGCGAGTCGAAATAAGAACAGCGTGCCTCATTATAATATTTCCCCTATTTACTCAGATGAAAGTGACATTGATCTCAGCGACGATGATCCTACCATAGATTTTAATTCAATACCTAGAAAGCACATTAGGAGACAGAACTTTCTCTTTGAAGGATCAACTTTAGATTCTTCTGACTTCAATAGCGAAACAAATAATAGTCGTCGAGGACGCAAGAGATCACGAAAAATTGAGAAGTGGCAGCAAGTGCGATCGAAGCATCTCCGCAATAGAGGCAAATCGTATGTCTCGATGTCAAAAAGACGTAAAACTATTCCAGCTCGATTTATAAAAGACGCATGTAACGAAAACTGTAAATTAAAGTGTAAAGATAAGATCGATGATGAGGGGAGATACCATTTATTTAGCTCCTTTTGGGACCTAGGGAACTTAGTTGCACAGAGGGCCTATTTACGAACGTGTATGGAAGATATTAcccttaaatataaatacactAATTCTCAAAATCCCAGACGTCCAAAcaaagctttttattttattttaaattataataataaaagaagagtatgtaagactttttttaaaaatacactGTCTATATCCGAAAGAATGATTTTCACGGTGCAATCTAGAATGAACGACGGTTTTATGCTTGATGACCTAAGAGGGAGACATAATAATCACAACAAACTTAATCCGCAGTTACTAGATGACATTCGAAAACATATAAATACGATTCCAAAGCTAGAATCACATTATGTTCGAGCTTCGACGTCAAAGCAGTACATTGGCGGTGATAAGACTATTAAGGATTTATACAATGATTTTGCTGCACAGCAAAGTAATAGTAACAGGGAAGTAGGTAATTATATGGCatattacaaaatttttaaCACTGAATTCAATTTAGGATTTTACCAACCAAAGAAAGATCAATGTGATCTATGCACATCATACCACAACTCAAATGTTGAACAGAAACAAGTTTTGGAagataaatattgtaaacatatGCAGGAGAAAACCTTGAGTCGTGCTGAAAAAGTTGCCGATCGTCAAAATATAACCAAAGACTCTAGAGTAGTTATTTATGACTTAGAAGCTGTTTTACAGTGTCCGAGGGGTAATACTTCGGCTTTCTATTATAAGTCTAAACTAAATAGctataatttgactttgacagagCTACTAAATGGAGATAAGAAAGCATATGACAATGTTCACTGTTTCTTTTGGACTGAAGTAGACGCTAAACGAGGTGCTAACGAAATTGGCTCTTGCATTTGGGAATATTTACAAAATCTGTGTGCAGAAGATGAAGAACcgaaacaaattatattttactcagACAACTGCTGTGggcagaataaaaataaatatatcgccacattatatttgtatgccgtaactaatttaaatatttccagtATAACACATAAATTTATGATAAGGGGACATACACAGAATGAAGCAGACAGTGTGCACAGCCTAATAGAAAGAGAGGTAAAGAAAAACTTAAAAGCAGGTCCAATTTATAGTCCAGACCAGTATGTTACCCttattaaaaatgcaaaaaaaaagtaa